Below is a genomic region from Lineus longissimus chromosome 4, tnLinLong1.2, whole genome shotgun sequence.
AGAACTTGGCAAGATCCCATCAGGTAGGTATCATTGTTTCTTTGAACCATGCAGATTGCCAGATTTATAGATCACAATACACAGCCTCAAATAAAACCGTTACTGAAATGTAGGTCGATATGTGTTCTTCTCGCCGTGTAAATGAAATCAGCTCGACTCGGGTACATTTTGTAAAAGAGTAATCATCAAGCTTTTCCTTGTCGGTCCTTTGTGTTATAGGAGTACAGTTGAGAATCATCCGACATGCTTGGGTGGGTCTTGGGTTAAATTCGTGTAGTGGACTATGCGTAATTTACAACAGTCTCAAAGCGTTTTTTCATCTCCAGCCTATTACTGCGACATTAATTTTTCTGTGTAACCCAACGAGTGCACATATACTGCACTGCACATGCGAACTTTGGGAGTACTAACTTGATGATTTATTGCCACTCGTTCTATTCGTAAATGCATCAGTTGCACGAAGTTGCTAAGATACATGCAACCATCATAACCGTGTCACTGTGTTATGTATATTATATTCATTCAAATGTTCGTATTCTTCAGAGCAAACCACGAAAAGTGGTAAGAAATGCGTGTTTCCCTTCAAGTACGAGGGCAAGTACTATGGCGAATGTACAGGCAGCAACCCATGGTGCGCGACCGTGGCAGTTTTGGATGCAACTAGTAGTAATGACTGGGGACGTTGTCTACGTAAGTTGTCACCTGTCCAATACGACTTACTGTCATCGTTTCTTCGACACTTCATATAGTATACATTTAATTAAAATAGATGTGTATAATGGCAACTATCCATACTTGGTACTGGTGGTTTGTCCGGCATTTCCATTTTTATTCTACTGTTAGTTCCGAAGGTAGAACCGTATAGATTATACCAGGAGCGAATACTTTATTGGCTTATGTTGAAAGTTATATCACCGTCCCCTCATTCCACTTGACATTAATGACAATATTTACTGTTGTGTACTTCTCCATTCTACTCATCCCATCGATCGTCCTTTTGGATTCTTCTCACTTCTCACTTTTCACTTCTCTGTCTCCCCCCAGTGTTATCGGAACCAGGGTCCTGTGGATTTTGCGAGTAAATATGGGATACAGGATGCCATTTGGTATGCGTTGCAATGTGTCGTCAGTCTTTCATACATCTTTGTTAGCCTGCATTCTCAGTGAACACTTCGTTTctacaaaatgaacaaaaaaataCAATGCACAGATTATCTATAATCTTATCTATCACCTACTCTCAAAAGTTTCTTCTGAACACATGAGTTTTCAAGCAATCCTTAACACTGCCAATGCCCTTAACTGTTCTCACCAAATTTGATTTCTGATTTATAGCAAAAGGTTTCAACATTTCTATTTCAGCTACATGTGAGACACAAGATCATAAGCAAGTGAATGCAGGCGCAACATGGTTCAATGAAGGAATTGAATATTGTTGTGGATTGGATAAAAAGGCTAGGAAAAGTAAGATATAACCAGATGGACTCCTGAAGATAATACTGATATATTTAGGGGCCAATGTAGTGCACGAGAGCGTACATTGCATGGCATATTCATAGCTTAAAGCAAGTTTGACCATGTGTAAGTTCGAAATTGGGAATTCAAGACGCCATCATTAGAAGTCATCTCGTgtggtccccaagaagtcgcGATATAGTCTGCTATTTAACTATCATTAAAACAAGTATATTCAACTTGCCATGGCTGTCTCTTTTCAGACGTAAAGTCACACACTGGAAACTGTCTCTTCCCGTTCACTTACGCGGACACCAAGTACGAGACGTGTATTGAGGCTGACTCTCCCGGTAAACCGTGGTGTTACATCGACGAGGCTCAGACTGCGTTTGGATATTGCTAGACTGTGCTTCGCCAAATACCACTGAATCTATGTAGACATTTGTGAAACTTCTGTCATGTCTAGCTCTAATAAAAGACATTCTCATgaaatgttttctttgaatttttATTCATTCTCATCATTTATTCATGATAGATGGTATCTATTCGATGTTGAAAGTGAAGGAAATCTTGCGCTAGTTGTCGATGAGAAAGTTGATTGAGTATGATCAATGATGTGCACGTGTATTAGAAATGTTTCTCAAATTCGACTTGATCAAGTTACACAGCAATTACCGGTTTTACCCCCAGACGAGTGGTTATTATATCGTTAATCGCAGCCATAATTGCAAACCGTTGCgatgaaaatcatttgtttgCAGGGTGCTGACGAAACGAGTGCGACCTGTGCCTTGCGATATTACAGAACCCGCACTGTAATGGAAGCATCATATACATACTTGAGGTCAACGCAATAAACTTTGGTTGTATCTTTAGTCACGGTTACCAAACCATATAAACTATTCATCTTGATCTGGAGGTGAGGTTGATGAAATGCAGGCAGTGCAATCCAATGATGTAAAACCCAGCGTCCAGCGTCCAGAGTCCAAAATCTGAGTCcaggttttaccaactaccACCAGTTTGCATACGTTCTTGAGTTTGtacataagtacatgtatgtacatgatgCTTCCGTTACAGTGCGGGTTCTGCAATATCGGAAGGCACATGTCGTGTGGATGTTCTCAAATGGTTGTGTCCAAATAATTACGCTCGACTGTGCACCATGTTTCCTCAATGTATTTGCAAAATGATTTACCTGAAATCAATAAGCCACCGAGACCCCTGCATGCCCGGTGAATTCAGGTACTGGGCTGACCCCCTTtatcaaatatacatgtactatgattATAATTGAAATCGAATCTTGGAAGGTTTATATTGTTTTTCCTCTGCACTGGTAGATGGACAGCGGATGTCCATAGTCGCCGGAAATTGACGCTCGATAGATTCCCGGTGCGCAGAATTCTCATAGGACTGTTTAGACTATTTGATAATGACCAGAACGGAGATAATTGACACAACCAGATGCTGAATAAACTGACAACTATTTGTCAATGATTACAAACGTTGACTCAATTCAAACACAATATCAGGATAAAACGATTAAAGGCTCCTTTGCCCGAGTTCGACGTCATTCTTACTCTGGTATTCGAAGGAGAACATTGCCGACCTCGATCTGCAGAAGCTAAGTCAGGTAGGACGATCTGGCATTCCAGGCATTTTTGTAAGATAATACTTACTAGTAATAGTCACCAAAGCCTTGCTTATCTTCGTCATTGTCGTGTAACATTGGGGACCGGGTTTTGCAGCAATGACGGTCAAATATTGAGACAGGTGCATGAGGAGAAGAAACTGTGCTTCACTCCCTGAAATAGCGTATGTGCTTAATACTTGCGCTCAAAGGAATTgcttttctttaaaacaataacGGGTCTGACACCACGACTGACATATACATTAGATCGCATAGTTTCAGCGTTCAAAGCAGTTTAGTAACATTTGacacattttaaaacatttctaaGAAAATAGTCTGATGTATTTTAAGCCATCCCATAAAAATCAGGAATAAATGTAACTATATTTGCTCTTACTCTTACCTTGAAAACTTTTGATAGTAGATTTTAATCTGTTAACAAGCAATGATCTTTTGTCACTGATAATTTTTCAGATCGAAAACATGATTTGGTTCGTTGTTATGGCTGGCCTGATCAGCCGCCTTCAAGCAGGAGAAGGTAAATCTCATAATATATAAAAAATAAGTCTTTAATAGGGCTAGTACAAATACAGTTATTGCTCACACTAGTACAAGTCTTATGCCAATTTTGAGGGATACGCGAAAAGGACGTCAGCCTAGTTAGCCTAAGTGTCCTGGTGCTACAATGAATGCCATTATAAGTGTTTTAGGTAAAAGCTGTGAGATTTGTTTCACCCTGTCGATTGATGGTAAAGATCATAAAGAAGCCAACACAGAAAATCAAACGCGGCGACATGGACCCTTATGGTTACTGAGGTTTGATCCCGGGATTTAATGCAGTTAAACGCCGTATTTTAAAATGCAACATCGATACTATTTCAATATCTTTTGTAGTATTGGCGTCTGCTTACTTTCAGTTTTGTCATTCGCTAACTTTGACGGAGAAGACCAGGGCGACCTGTAAGTCGTATTCAGATTCTGTTACTTCCTTGATCAGCATGTCTCCAGCATATTCTTTTTTGTGCGCATTCTTTTTGCGAAAGATATTTCCATAGTTGTCAaacaagttgttttttttcttaatcTCATATCTAATTTTAATTACACGTACATGATTAAACTGCCAATTTGTCTTTCGATTCGCCCATGAATTTGACAACGCTTTCCTTTCACATGGAAACCAAATCATTCGCATTTAAGTTATACGGGAGTCGATAGACCTATCCATGTCACCGTGGACAACCAGAGTTTGTAGAATTATGTTTTCCCATGCAGGGGTATAGAACGGACCCCGTCCTGCTGCTATGTCTCATGATGTCACTAAACAAGCGATTTGCACATTTCATGTGCACATCACTGTTGCTTAGAGAGCAGCCAAAACGGTATTCCGCCCAGAAAGTTGCAAATAAGTAATTTTTGCTCTCAGTTCATTGCTTAATCGGTAATTGACCCTTCAAAATGGTTACAAAGATAAACCAGCTCCAGCTATCGAGAGATAAGCTTAAGACCTTCCTTCCAAAAGGACCTGACTCTGACCCCTTTATATGTGGCCTTTGTCAAGCAATCAACGTTCTATACTCAACCCGTTAAAACGGAGAACATCATGCATGGAGAAAGTCGGAGCGGTGAACGAACAGAGGGATGGAGCAAGCTGTTATAACAAGTCGAAGGCTGCCTGAGCTCGGCCATCTTTGAACCGACCGGAGATCGCTGGGTCCGTCTTATTAACAGTTTGGGTCTTAACTATTGTGCCAAAAGGACAGCTATCGAGCAGATCTTTCTTTGATTGCAGACTACATTGCGGTGCTGAATACAAGCCTGACGGGACATTTGGCACCGCAGCCTACTTCAACGGCGACACTGGTTACGCCACCATCCCTAAGCCGGCGATCACCAAGACCTCATTCACCATCACAATGTTCATCAAGATGAAGACATTTGGAGAGAGGCAGACGCTGATCGCTGATTGGATGAAACCGTGGCAAATGTTGCTCCAAATTGAATCTAATAATGAATTGCGGATGGTTTTGAGACGTGATATCTGCAGCACTGGTTCTCTTGATGGACAAAACCTTGTCAACCTTCATGGAGGTAATGTCATGGGGAAGCTCAAGAACAGATGGCAACTAGTTGAATTCACTTGGGATCGGGAGGCGAGGACAGGTACTCTCTACCTTAACGGTGAGAAAGTCGCTGAACAGACAGATACAGCGAACGCCACTGCCGATGTCCAAGATAACTATCACGAGACATGGGATGTTGGGCTGAAGCGAGACCAATGTGATGGCATGGTCTTCCATGGGTGGATGGCAAGAGTGGTCGTCTCTGAGGGGGTACAGAGAATGGAGATATTCGACAATAACCCTTCAAAGAGTAAGTAGGGATGTGCATATTGTACGACGTTGAGTTTACACAAAAATTGCCAGAAATAGGCCATTCAAGTTAGGGTCTATCTAACCGTTTTATGTAAGACCGGTAAATGATACATACGTCCGTCCCAGCAGTTTGCTGATAATCATTGTCCCAATATGTATTCaatcatttatttcattttttttttttaaattttgggaATATAAATTTTAGACTGAAGTTGTTTTTACCAGTATGCATTATTCGTGTTACAGCAATGTTATCAAAAACAGGGAATTGCTGCTGGTGGACAGTGCTATGCTTTCTAATCCAAGGTACCAATGCTGCGGCTGATGCACTATAAGAACATCCTCCTGTCCTACTTAAGTAGGGACTGATGGGAGATCGGCGATGATCAGTGGAGACTCAGTCCGAGTTTAGTTTTGTATGCCCTTTGATTTTTATCATCGTGTCTCACATCTTCCTAGGTATCAACCTTGCTCTGGGAAGACCTGCTTACCAGATCGATAGCTATTCAAGCTATGAAGCGTCTGGACCGCAGAAAGCCGTGGATGGTAATCATGCCAACAAGTGGAGAGCGAAGAGCTGTGCAGGCACCAGATATTCCGAGATGGACGCCCAAAGAAACCAGCCAGTCAAGCAAACCAACTGGTTGGCAGTGGAACTAGACCGCGCCTACCCGATTACTCTGGTCAGGCTACAGAACAGGGGCGACTGTTGCGGTATGTCATGTCGTGGTTTTGTATTCTTTTTGGTGTGACGGAATTATAAGTACTCTCTTTTAACAAATATATAAATGTAAAATCTCAGCTTGTATAAGTGTAAGCCGTACAATTCTTCATACACTCGTGGTAGCCACTCCTTGGGGAGGTGCAGGCTGCAGTATACGTTTTATTCCTGGCGTTGTCGGGGGAGCAATTGAAATAAGGCTAAGTTGCCGATTTCGGCCTAAACAGCATGCATAGATGGTGCTTCCACTTTAAATCTGTCAGAATGACATAACATTTGAATGTATGCaaatgaaattgatatcatgatttATATATTTTCCAGGAGAGAGACTGGCTGATTTTGATATTGTTGTAACCAATGTACTCCCTACTTCCGGTCAGGATTTTAAGAAGGGAAGTGACTACAACAATGGTCAGATATGCTATCATAAGACAGGGCAGGTTAGCCAAGGCGCGAGGGAGGAATTCGTGTGCACCACAGTTCTGACTGGGAAGTATGTCGTGGTGGTTAAGGCTAGGGAGACTCAGCTAACACTATGTGAGGTTGAGGTATATCAAGGGGTCGATGTGACATCTGGCATAGGTAAGGCGCAATTTTTCAGTGTCGTTATCTATTAGAAAAATGTTCGTCAATTCAGCGAAATTGATTCAGGAATATAGAAATGCAGTCAcctacacaatgccgtagtgcagttatcatgaatacggcgaattttctgaaacttgcTATTGATAGTAGGCTATTGCACATCTGTCCACtcaacggcattgttgaaatcaatGTTCAGTGAGGTATTTGCACAatttggaattttcaaattcggTTACAGACTTCCAGTATTTAACGAGCGGCGATGGCCTTTAAATGGCCGATCTAATTACTTGCAATTTCTAAGCACACCTCTATCACACGGTGCCACAGTCTATGGTTCCAGGCCAGTGAAGTTGCTGCTTTCCTCGACG
It encodes:
- the LOC135486505 gene encoding uncharacterized protein LOC135486505; this translates as MIWFVVMAGLISRLQAGEVLSFANFDGEDQGDLLHCGAEYKPDGTFGTAAYFNGDTGYATIPKPAITKTSFTITMFIKMKTFGERQTLIADWMKPWQMLLQIESNNELRMVLRRDICSTGSLDGQNLVNLHGGNVMGKLKNRWQLVEFTWDREARTGTLYLNGEKVAEQTDTANATADVQDNYHETWDVGLKRDQCDGMVFHGWMARVVVSEGVQRMEIFDNNPSKSINLALGRPAYQIDSYSSYEASGPQKAVDGNHANKWRAKSCAGTRYSEMDAQRNQPVKQTNWLAVELDRAYPITLVRLQNRGDCCGERLADFDIVVTNVLPTSGQDFKKGSDYNNGQICYHKTGQVSQGAREEFVCTTVLTGKYVVVVKARETQLTLCEVEVYQGVDVTSGIGSCYSPHNGECRLSWRENIVSLSGKTVEQCKAECTHTYLECKSFNVRPGSCDLKRATCPTGTLFRVTDTSRLYYSKNSCTDIGTGATTAVKPPVNSNGNLALGKTAWQLGTTSGGVASRAVDGNTNGVFNRGTCTHTSSDMRAKNQGTKNWWAVDLEKETKVKRVILYNRADCCGDRLADFDVVVTNAKPSEGKKLEYNAATDICSHQSGKIGASKSFTCSDGGLTGRYVAVVISRKQILTLCEAEVFDN